A segment of the Oscillospiraceae bacterium genome:
GCTGTAATTAGCTTTTCCTGCAACGCGCTGATGTCTTGTACCTCGTCAACGCACACCTCGACAAACCGTCCGCTGACTTCTTGCGCGATGTTTTTATCTTGCAGCAGCTGCAGTGATAAATGTTCTAAATCGTTGAACGTCAAGACGTTGAGCCGGCGCTTTTCTTGCCGCAATGCCTCATCCAGCTGCAATGCCGCTTGGCACAATCCGACTACAACAGGTTGTGCATTCTTTTCCTGTATGGCAATCTCGTCATGGCTCAACACCATAGTTCTTTTCAGTGATTTATGCAAGTCTTTCCACTCTTCGCGGACAGGTTTGCACTGCTCTTGCAAATCCTTGACAAGCTCTTTTTCGGCTTTTTTACCGTTGCCGCGCAGTGTGTCGGGGATGTAGTCAAATGCTTTGTCACGCAAGGCATCCCAGCTGATGTCTGCCGCTTGTCGAAACTCCTTGGCGTGCTGCAAGTCAATCGTGAATGTGCCAATGTATTTTTCATATAAATCCGGGTCGGCTTGCAATTGCGCCAACGCCGATTGTAAGCTGTCGATAGCGGCGTCAAGTTGTGCGGCGGCGCGTTGCAGATAATCGTTTGATGTACTGTCAATCCGGGGACGACAGTTGTTTGACCCGTGCGTCATGTGTTTCAGCCAATCACGCGGATCGGCGTGGGCGCAAGCGGCGGTGTGGAGCTTGGCAACCCATTCGCCGAGTTGTCTGTCGTCGCGCACATCGATGGTGTTGGCGATGAGTGCTTGAAATTCGGGTGAATCTTGCGCGTAGCAATCGTCCAGCACGCGGTCGAGCATACGGGCTTCAATGTGCGCCTGTTCTTGACGGTCACACAATCGAAAGTCGGCGGCAATGCCGCACAATGCCGCCTTTTCGCGCAGTAGTTTACTACAAAAGGCGTGGATGGTGTCAATGCTGCACAGCGGCAGGCGGGCGTATTGTCGTGCCCAAATGTTGTTGTGCGGCTCGGCGTTCATGCGTTCAAGGATGAGCGTTGCCAAGCGTCCGCGCATTTCGCACGCTGCTGCTTTAGTGAATGTCACGATGAGGAATTTTTCCAAATCGACGCCCTCAGATAGATATTTCATGATGCGCTCAACCAATACGCGCGTCTTGCCCGAGCCGGCGGCGGCGCTGACGAGCAAGGCGCTGCCGCGTGTGTTAACGGCCTGCTGTTGGGCGGTTGTCAAATTCATTTTTCCAACCTCCCCACAATCTCATCCGGCTTTAACCGCGTAAAGTGCCGCGACTTTTCGCAATCGCGGTCAAATTGGCAGGCGTTTTTGAAGTCGCAATACTCGCACACCAGCTTCTTTTCACGCACAAGCGGCTCAGCCTGCAATGCGCCGCCGTGAATTTCATGTGCCAGTTGCTCGATGATTTTTTTGACGTGTATTTGCATTTTGCCCCACGTTTCCAGTGACGTGAGTAAGTAGCTGTCGCCCTGTTTTTTGGGCAAGAATCGTGCGCCGGGGTTGGCTTCCATAGCCGTCAACAAACTTTCGTTGTCAAGCAGCAACCCAGAGCGGCGAAGCTTATCGTCGGGATTGTCGCCCTCCTTGACAATCGCCTCATGGACAGGCACGTAGAGCAGTCCCGCGAGTTTTGCATCACGGTTCACCAGCTTGTCAATGCCCAGCGTGTAGAGAAATAATTGCAGTGACAACCCATGGTACAAGTCGTTGAGCGAGAATCCGTTGCGCCCGCTCTTGTAATCGACCACGCGCAGATATAGTTTGCCGTCGCACTCGTAGCCATCGACGCGGTCAATGACGCCGCGCAGGGTCAGTATATCGCGGTTTTCTGCAGGAAATTCAAGACTGAATAGCTCTTCGATAAGTAATGGCTGAAATTGGCTCTCTTTTAATTCATCGGCAATATGCAATACCACACGCTCGGCCATGAATGTCAAACGATTGGCATAAGTTTGCAAACGATTATGGCGTTTGCTGCCAGAGGGTAAAATGGTGTCTAAGTAGATAATGGCATGGTTGTTTGCAAGCTGTGCAATCTCTTCCCGCGCAATGACTTGAAAGCCACCTTGCGCCACAACGTCACGTGTGACGCGCTCAATGACGGCATGGATAAAACTGCCGCTATCCAGTCCCGAAAAGCCGGGTTCGGGGCGTGTGCCGGCCCGTAAGCCATAGCGCATGAAATACTGGAAACGGCACTTCTGCCACAAATCCATGCGCGTGGCCGACAACGGCGGGTTGCCGTAGAGTCGACGGGCATGGTTGAGAGACAACGGTGTGCGATGCAAATTTCGCGCGGCGTCCAGCGATTGCAAGTAGCGTTCATGGCCGCCGCGCTCTTCCAGCAAAGCGCGGGCAATGTCGCCCTCGGTGTCTTGTTGCGCTGCTGCCTCTCGCGCCGTGTCAATACTGCCGCCGATGCGCTCGGGCATCAGGGCATCAGCTGTCAGCAACGGCAAATCAAAAGCTTTGCGCCAGCCTTTGACGATGTGATTTTCAGCGCGTTCGCCGCCGTCGGCAGGCACAACAATTGATAGCGATTCCGCCGGCAATGTTACGGCGGCGTAGAACATAAAGCGCTCACGACTCAGCCGCTTGTCGAGTGTAGGGGTGAGGCTGTGTCCCAACATTTCAAGAAATACACGGTCACTTTCTGATAGCAATCCGCCGACTTCGGGCGGAGCGAGCAGCTCATCGTCGGCGCCCAGCAAAATCAAATGTTTTAACTGTCGTTTGCGCAGCCGATCTGTGCCGCCCACTGTCACACAGTCGAGTGATACAGGGATTGCGCCGACGTCGTAATGCGACAACGCCAGCTTGAACAGTTCGGCAAACTGCGGCAAGTTGAGTGGTAAATCGCCCAAAATATGGTGGCATTGCGTCAGCGCACGACATGCAATATCCCATAATTGTTGCGTTTCGATGGCCAATTGCTGATGCCCATTGGCATGCAATTGTGCCGCCCGTTGCTCCAACTGCGCGGCCAACTGCAAGTCTTCGATGAATTGATATAATGCAAGCACTTGTCCTTTGCCTGTTTGACCGGCTTTGGATGTCTCGTGTAAACGCTGTAACGGTGTATATACTTTATGGCGCAGAGCATTGACGATGTTTAACTGATCGTGGTGGCATGACTCCCACTCGGCGCGATAGCCGTCGGGGTGCCACGCCCAATCTTTCGCCCACGAGTGCGGCTGCAAACGTAAGACATAGGCTTCTAGTTTGTCGCACTCACTGTTTGTCAGCCCGCTTAAACCCGTGCGCAAATAGGCAAAAACTGATTCGTAGCGAAAGCCGTTTTGCAAGCAATCAAGTGCCGATAACAATGCCGTCAAGATGGGCTTTTGCAAAATATCGGTCTTGCCGTCTGCAAACAGCGGAATACCGTACCGTGCAAAAGTGGCGGCAAGCGGCGCGTTGTAGCCGTCGATGTGTCGTGCCGTAACGGCAATATCGCGGTATCGTGCGCCGCTTGCAATGAGTTTGACAATATGTGCCGCGGCGATGTCGCATTGTTCGCGAATATCTTGGGCGGCGTAGATGGTTACAAGCGCGTGTAAAGGCGGACTGTGTGCGCTCAAATTTTGTGCGTGGAGTGGTTCGAAGGGGGCAGTTCTTGATAGTTTGGTGGTTTTGATTTCGCGGCCGCAGTCTTGCGCCATACTTTTCAGTTGCTCAACTGTGCTGTCGGTTGTGGAAAATAGCGGATCATCATCGTGGCATAATGCAACATGTACGTCTTTTGCCTGTTCGAAAAATACGTGCAGGACGGCGAGTTCTGCCGTTGTAAATGTCACAAAGCCGTCAATAAACAAGCGCACGCCTTGCGCGTATCCACTGGCGGGCAAGAGTTCCGCCATTTGT
Coding sequences within it:
- a CDS encoding PD-(D/E)XK nuclease family protein, translated to MPLNFILGRAGSGKSTALLDMIATNGRQNAAPTPCLLLVPETFSHETERLLCTHCGDSAAVYAEVITFKRLASRLQLAGQQLKSIDDSGRQLIVKLAVDLAREQMKSSYRTVRTNAFLPALLQTIDELQRGNLTPELLAEASTFADEDIMRNKLHDLSLLLSAYQAAGERVGTNVRDELTQMAELLPASGYAQGVRLFIDGFVTFTTAELAVLHVFFEQAKDVHVALCHDDDPLFSTTDSTVEQLKSMAQDCGREIKTTKLSRTAPFEPLHAQNLSAHSPPLHALVTIYAAQDIREQCDIAAAHIVKLIASGARYRDIAVTARHIDGYNAPLAATFARYGIPLFADGKTDILQKPILTALLSALDCLQNGFRYESVFAYLRTGLSGLTNSECDKLEAYVLRLQPHSWAKDWAWHPDGYRAEWESCHHDQLNIVNALRHKVYTPLQRLHETSKAGQTGKGQVLALYQFIEDLQLAAQLEQRAAQLHANGHQQLAIETQQLWDIACRALTQCHHILGDLPLNLPQFAELFKLALSHYDVGAIPVSLDCVTVGGTDRLRKRQLKHLILLGADDELLAPPEVGGLLSESDRVFLEMLGHSLTPTLDKRLSRERFMFYAAVTLPAESLSIVVPADGGERAENHIVKGWRKAFDLPLLTADALMPERIGGSIDTAREAAAQQDTEGDIARALLEERGGHERYLQSLDAARNLHRTPLSLNHARRLYGNPPLSATRMDLWQKCRFQYFMRYGLRAGTRPEPGFSGLDSGSFIHAVIERVTRDVVAQGGFQVIAREEIAQLANNHAIIYLDTILPSGSKRHNRLQTYANRLTFMAERVVLHIADELKESQFQPLLIEELFSLEFPAENRDILTLRGVIDRVDGYECDGKLYLRVVDYKSGRNGFSLNDLYHGLSLQLFLYTLGIDKLVNRDAKLAGLLYVPVHEAIVKEGDNPDDKLRRSGLLLDNESLLTAMEANPGARFLPKKQGDSYLLTSLETWGKMQIHVKKIIEQLAHEIHGGALQAEPLVREKKLVCEYCDFKNACQFDRDCEKSRHFTRLKPDEIVGRLEK